In one window of Caballeronia sp. TF1N1 DNA:
- the smc gene encoding chromosome segregation protein SMC, producing the protein MRLTSIKLAGFKSFVDPTHFQVPGQLVGVVGPNGCGKSNIIDAVRWVLGESRASELRGESMQDVIFNGSTARKPGSRASVELIFDNGDGRAAGQWSAYGEIAVKRVLTRDGTSSYYINNLPARRRDIQDIFLGTGLGPRAYAIIGQGMIARIIEAKPEELRVFLEEAAGVSKYKERRRETENRLHDTRENLTRVEDIVRELGANLEKLEAQAVVATKYKDLQAEGEEKQRLLWLLRKNEAGNEAERQQRAIRDAQIELEAQTARLREVEAQLETLRVAHYSASDAMQGAQGALYEANGEVSRLEAEIRFIVESRNRVQAQIAALNAQREQWQMQAQKARDAIDTASEALAEGEEKAVIARENAAAKHDELPALEARWRDAQTHLNEERAGIARAEQALKLEAAHQRNADQQLQQLQQREERLRTESKGLDAPDEAQLEELRMQLAEHEEVQSEAQARLADAQETVPRLDAERRAAQERVQAESAQNHQLEARLAALRQLQESVQTEGKIQPWLDKHELGALPRLWKKLHVEAGWEAALESVLRERLAALEVSNLDWVKAFAADAPPAKLAFYSPPVAGKPLDTPQGLRPLLSLVRIDDPGLRAVLNEWLATTFIADDIGQALAARTQLPEGGAFIVKAGHVVTRVGVQLYAADSEQSGMLARSQDIENLTRQVRAQALLADEAKANAVRAEAAHTQGSQTLADARAAAERATQRVHALQLDVLKLAQAHERYTQRSTQIGEELEEIVGQIEEQRALRAESEAAFEHHDTELAQLQARFEDNQMAFEALDETLTAARQELRELERAASDAGFAARGLAAKIEEYKRNIDTAHDQSERVAASLEDARAELETINEQTAQTGLQDALEVRAAREEALHAARVELDDLTARLRASDEQRLLAERSLQPLRDRINELQLKEQAARISGEQFVEQLQAAGVDEAELQAKLTPDMKPSYLQGEVTRLNNAITALGPVNMAALEELVAATERKQFLDAQSADLNDAIGTLEDAIQRIDQETRALLQGTFDEVNRHFGELFPRLFGGGQAKLIMTGDEILDAGVQVMAQPPGKKNSTIHLLSGGEKALTATALVFAMFQLNPAPFCLLDEVDAPLDDANTERFANLVRAMSVKTQFLFISHNKIAMEMAQQLIGVTMQEQGVSRIVAVDMESAAGFAQNG; encoded by the coding sequence GTGCGTCTGACCTCGATCAAACTCGCTGGCTTCAAGTCCTTCGTCGATCCCACGCATTTCCAGGTCCCCGGCCAGTTAGTCGGCGTGGTCGGTCCGAATGGCTGCGGCAAGTCAAACATCATCGATGCCGTGCGCTGGGTGCTCGGCGAATCGCGCGCGTCCGAACTGCGCGGCGAATCGATGCAGGACGTCATCTTCAACGGCTCCACGGCGCGCAAGCCGGGCAGCCGGGCAAGCGTCGAACTGATCTTCGATAACGGCGACGGCCGCGCCGCCGGGCAATGGAGCGCATACGGCGAGATCGCGGTCAAGCGCGTGCTCACGCGCGACGGCACCTCCAGCTACTACATCAACAACCTGCCCGCGCGACGCCGCGACATCCAGGACATCTTCCTCGGCACGGGCTTAGGTCCGCGTGCTTACGCGATCATCGGCCAGGGCATGATCGCGCGCATCATCGAGGCCAAGCCTGAAGAACTGCGCGTGTTTCTGGAAGAAGCCGCGGGCGTGTCGAAGTACAAGGAGCGCCGCCGCGAGACGGAGAATCGTCTGCACGATACACGCGAGAATCTGACGCGCGTGGAAGACATCGTCCGCGAGCTCGGCGCGAATCTCGAGAAGCTCGAAGCGCAGGCGGTCGTCGCGACGAAGTACAAGGATCTGCAGGCCGAAGGCGAGGAAAAGCAGCGCCTGTTGTGGCTTTTGCGCAAGAACGAAGCGGGCAACGAGGCCGAGCGGCAGCAACGCGCTATCCGCGACGCGCAGATCGAACTCGAAGCCCAGACCGCGCGTCTGCGCGAAGTGGAAGCGCAACTCGAGACGCTGCGTGTCGCGCACTACAGCGCGAGCGACGCCATGCAAGGCGCGCAAGGCGCGCTCTACGAAGCCAACGGCGAAGTGAGCCGGCTGGAAGCGGAGATTCGCTTCATCGTCGAATCGCGCAATCGCGTGCAGGCTCAGATCGCCGCGCTCAACGCGCAGCGCGAGCAATGGCAGATGCAGGCGCAAAAGGCGCGCGACGCAATCGACACGGCATCGGAAGCGCTCGCGGAAGGCGAAGAGAAAGCAGTCATCGCGCGGGAAAACGCTGCCGCAAAGCATGACGAACTGCCGGCGCTCGAAGCCCGCTGGCGCGACGCGCAGACGCATCTGAACGAAGAACGCGCTGGCATCGCGCGCGCGGAGCAGGCGTTGAAGCTCGAAGCGGCGCATCAGCGCAACGCGGATCAGCAGCTTCAGCAGTTGCAGCAGCGCGAGGAGCGGCTCAGGACCGAATCGAAAGGACTCGACGCACCCGACGAAGCGCAACTCGAAGAACTGCGCATGCAGCTCGCCGAGCATGAGGAAGTACAGAGCGAAGCGCAGGCGCGTCTCGCCGATGCGCAGGAAACCGTGCCGCGTCTGGATGCCGAGCGCCGCGCGGCGCAGGAGCGCGTACAGGCCGAAAGCGCGCAGAATCATCAGCTCGAAGCGCGGCTTGCTGCCTTGCGGCAGCTTCAGGAAAGCGTTCAGACCGAAGGCAAGATCCAGCCGTGGCTCGACAAGCACGAGCTCGGCGCGCTGCCGCGCCTCTGGAAGAAGCTGCATGTCGAAGCGGGCTGGGAAGCGGCGCTCGAATCGGTGCTGCGTGAGCGTCTGGCGGCGCTCGAAGTATCGAATCTGGACTGGGTCAAGGCTTTCGCCGCCGACGCGCCGCCCGCCAAGCTCGCGTTCTATTCGCCGCCCGTCGCCGGCAAGCCGCTCGACACGCCGCAAGGCTTGCGGCCATTGCTGTCGCTCGTGCGCATCGACGACCCGGGCTTGCGCGCGGTGCTGAACGAGTGGCTCGCCACGACCTTCATCGCCGACGACATCGGCCAGGCGCTCGCGGCGCGCACGCAATTGCCGGAAGGCGGCGCGTTCATCGTGAAGGCAGGGCATGTGGTGACGCGTGTCGGCGTGCAGCTGTACGCCGCCGATTCCGAGCAGTCGGGCATGCTCGCGCGTTCGCAGGATATCGAAAATCTCACGCGGCAAGTGCGCGCGCAGGCATTGCTCGCCGACGAAGCAAAGGCCAACGCGGTACGCGCAGAAGCCGCGCATACCCAAGGCTCGCAAACTCTTGCCGATGCCCGCGCCGCCGCTGAACGCGCGACGCAACGCGTCCACGCGCTGCAACTCGATGTGCTGAAGCTCGCGCAGGCGCATGAGCGCTACACGCAGCGCAGCACGCAGATTGGCGAGGAACTCGAGGAAATCGTCGGGCAGATCGAGGAACAACGCGCGCTGCGGGCCGAATCCGAGGCGGCGTTCGAACATCACGACACGGAGCTCGCGCAATTGCAGGCGCGCTTCGAAGACAACCAGATGGCGTTCGAAGCGCTCGACGAAACGCTCACGGCCGCCCGTCAGGAACTGCGCGAACTGGAACGCGCCGCGAGCGACGCGGGTTTCGCCGCGCGCGGTCTTGCCGCGAAGATCGAGGAATACAAGCGCAACATCGACACGGCGCACGACCAAAGCGAACGCGTGGCGGCATCGCTCGAAGATGCGCGCGCCGAACTCGAAACCATCAACGAACAGACGGCGCAGACGGGCTTGCAGGACGCGCTCGAAGTCCGCGCGGCACGCGAGGAAGCGCTGCACGCCGCGCGCGTCGAACTGGACGATCTGACGGCGCGTCTGCGTGCCTCCGACGAACAGCGGCTACTCGCCGAACGCTCGCTGCAGCCGCTGCGCGACCGCATCAACGAATTGCAGTTGAAGGAGCAGGCCGCGCGCATCAGTGGCGAACAGTTCGTCGAACAGTTGCAGGCAGCGGGCGTCGACGAAGCCGAACTGCAGGCGAAGCTCACGCCGGACATGAAGCCGTCGTATCTGCAAGGCGAAGTCACGCGTCTGAACAACGCGATCACAGCGCTTGGGCCGGTCAACATGGCGGCGCTCGAAGAGCTCGTCGCGGCCACCGAGCGCAAGCAGTTCCTCGACGCGCAATCGGCGGATCTGAACGACGCCATCGGTACGCTGGAAGATGCAATCCAGCGAATCGACCAGGAAACGCGCGCGCTATTGCAAGGCACGTTCGACGAAGTGAACCGACACTTCGGCGAACTGTTCCCGCGGCTGTTCGGCGGTGGCCAGGCCAAGCTCATCATGACGGGCGACGAAATCCTGGACGCTGGCGTACAGGTGATGGCGCAGCCGCCCGGCAAGAAGAATTCGACCATTCACTTGCTGTCAGGCGGCGAGAAAGCGCTCACCGCGACCGCGCTCGTGTTTGCGATGTTCCAGTTGAACCCGGCGCCGTTCTGTCTGCTAGACGAAGTGGACGCGCCGCTCGACGACGCCAACACGGAACGCTTCGCGAATCTCGTGCGCGCGATGTCGGTCAAGACGCAGTTCCTGTTCATCTCGCACAACAAGATCGCGATGGAAATGGCGCAGCAACTGATCGGCGTGACGATGCAGGAGCAGGGCGTATCGCGCATCGTCGCGGTGGACATGGAGTCGGCGGCGGGCTTCGCCCAAAACGGCTGA
- a CDS encoding cell division protein ZipA C-terminal FtsZ-binding domain-containing protein produces MDELTLGLIGAGAVVVGGVVVYNAWQSAKVRRKMPRPMPDEAADALARQETDDEQPFIEPVRQPRREPVSSESEARVEPSFGGVSLAAEPAPVAPAPIAPADTAVDLQAEATAADEAELASIDEDGRNEPTLPATNTISSAPPALVDRRIDCVVPIRLGGPVAGDRVLPLAQRLRRAGTKPVTIEGKPEGDSTWELLRNGARYEELRAAAQLANRSGPLNELEFSEFVTGVQRLADAIDGSPEFPDMMETVGMARELDAFAAQCDAQLSINILSDGAPWSANYVQAVASQDGLLLSRDGTRFVKLDAKQNPVFMLLFGDTNFLRDDLTYKGGQMITLVLDVPVADEDILPFRLMCDYAKSLSERIGARVVDDQRRPLPESALLNIEKQLMTLYAKLEQAGMPAGSPATRRLFSQ; encoded by the coding sequence ATGGACGAGTTGACACTCGGTTTGATCGGAGCAGGAGCCGTGGTGGTGGGCGGCGTGGTGGTGTACAACGCGTGGCAGAGCGCCAAGGTGCGCCGCAAGATGCCGCGTCCGATGCCCGACGAGGCAGCCGACGCGCTCGCGCGTCAAGAGACGGACGACGAGCAACCGTTTATCGAACCGGTGCGCCAGCCGCGTCGCGAGCCGGTTTCGAGCGAGAGCGAAGCGCGCGTCGAGCCGAGTTTTGGCGGCGTGAGCCTTGCGGCCGAGCCAGCGCCCGTCGCGCCCGCGCCTATCGCTCCGGCTGATACCGCCGTCGATCTGCAGGCTGAAGCCACCGCCGCCGATGAAGCGGAACTCGCGAGCATCGACGAAGACGGACGCAACGAGCCGACCTTGCCCGCCACGAACACCATTTCGTCGGCGCCGCCGGCGCTGGTCGATCGCCGCATCGATTGCGTCGTGCCGATTCGCCTTGGTGGACCCGTTGCGGGAGACCGCGTGTTGCCGCTGGCGCAGCGTCTGCGTCGCGCGGGCACCAAGCCCGTGACGATCGAAGGCAAGCCCGAGGGCGATTCGACCTGGGAATTGCTGCGCAACGGCGCGCGTTATGAAGAGTTGCGTGCCGCCGCGCAACTGGCAAACCGCAGTGGCCCGCTCAACGAACTCGAGTTTTCCGAATTCGTGACCGGCGTGCAGCGTCTGGCCGATGCGATCGACGGTTCGCCCGAGTTTCCGGACATGATGGAAACCGTGGGCATGGCGCGCGAGCTGGACGCCTTCGCCGCCCAGTGCGACGCGCAGCTCTCCATCAATATCCTGTCCGACGGTGCGCCGTGGTCGGCCAACTACGTGCAGGCGGTGGCCTCGCAAGACGGCCTTTTGCTCTCGCGCGACGGCACGCGTTTCGTGAAACTGGATGCGAAGCAGAACCCGGTTTTCATGCTCCTTTTCGGCGATACCAACTTCCTGCGTGACGACCTCACGTACAAGGGCGGCCAGATGATCACGCTGGTGCTCGACGTGCCGGTGGCGGACGAAGACATCCTGCCGTTCAGGCTCATGTGCGATTACGCCAAGTCGCTGTCCGAGCGTATCGGCGCGCGGGTCGTGGACGATCAGCGCCGGCCGTTGCCGGAATCCGCGTTGCTCAACATCGAAAAGCAGTTAATGACGCTGTACGCCAAGCTTGAGCAGGCGGGCATGCCAGCAGGCTCGCCGGCCACGCGGCGGCTCTTCAGCCAATAA
- the ligA gene encoding NAD-dependent DNA ligase LigA, with protein MSAKTKAESAAARKSGAAVPSADRPAERAAWLRSELERANYAYYVLDQPDLPDAEYDTLFKELQGIETDRPDLVTPDSPTQRVGGKAAEGFEPVVHDVPMLSLNNGFADEDIAAFDKRVSDALAHAPVQYACELKFDGLAISLRYEDGRFVQASTRGDGATGEDVTANVRTIRSIPLTLKGKHVPKRLDVRGEALMFKRDFERLNARQRDAEQREFANPRNAAAGSLRQLDPKMTAQRPLSFFAYGIGVLEGAEMPDTHAGLLDWYKEMGLPVNAERGVVDGAEGLLDFFRKTGEKREQLPYDIDGVVYKVNRRDEQDKLGFVSRAPRFALAHKFPAQEALTQLLAIDVQVGRTGAITPVARLAPVFVGGATVTNATLHNEDEVRRKDIRIGDTVTVRRAGDVIPEVVGAILDRRPDDAREFVMPTECPVCGSKIERLPDEAIARCTGGLFCPAQRKQALWHFAQRRALDIDGLGEKIIDQLVEENLVRTPADLFSLGFSTLAALDRFADKSAQNLLDSLDKARHTTLARFIYALGIRHVGESTAKDLAKHFGSLDPIIAASVEELLEVNDVGPVVAEAIHNFFSEEHNQHVIEQLRIKVSWPEGPPAPKAPLGVLAGKTVVLTGTLPTLTREDAKEMLEAAGAKVAGSVSKKTDYVVAGAEAGSKLAKAEELGVPVLDEDGMKKLLEGVTP; from the coding sequence ATGTCCGCTAAAACGAAAGCCGAATCCGCCGCTGCCAGAAAGTCGGGCGCAGCCGTCCCCAGTGCCGATCGTCCGGCCGAGCGCGCGGCGTGGTTGCGCTCGGAACTCGAACGCGCGAATTACGCCTACTACGTGCTCGACCAGCCGGATCTGCCCGACGCCGAATACGACACGCTCTTCAAGGAATTGCAGGGAATCGAGACGGACCGTCCCGATCTCGTCACGCCCGATTCGCCGACGCAACGCGTGGGCGGCAAGGCGGCGGAAGGTTTCGAGCCCGTGGTGCACGACGTGCCGATGCTTTCGCTCAACAACGGTTTCGCCGACGAAGACATCGCCGCGTTCGACAAGCGTGTGTCGGACGCGCTCGCGCACGCGCCGGTGCAATATGCGTGCGAACTGAAATTCGACGGCCTGGCCATTTCCCTGCGTTACGAGGATGGCCGCTTCGTGCAGGCGTCCACGCGCGGCGACGGCGCGACCGGCGAAGATGTGACGGCCAACGTGCGCACCATTCGCTCCATTCCGCTCACGCTCAAGGGCAAGCACGTGCCGAAGCGGCTCGACGTGCGCGGCGAAGCACTGATGTTCAAGCGCGACTTCGAACGGCTCAACGCACGTCAGCGCGATGCCGAGCAGCGCGAGTTCGCCAATCCGCGTAACGCCGCGGCGGGCAGTTTGCGTCAACTCGATCCGAAGATGACCGCGCAACGGCCGCTATCCTTTTTCGCGTATGGCATCGGCGTGCTCGAAGGCGCGGAGATGCCGGATACGCACGCCGGTCTGCTCGACTGGTACAAGGAAATGGGCTTGCCGGTGAATGCGGAACGCGGCGTGGTCGATGGCGCCGAGGGCCTGCTCGACTTTTTCCGCAAGACGGGCGAAAAGCGCGAGCAGCTGCCGTACGACATCGACGGCGTGGTCTACAAGGTCAACCGGCGCGACGAACAGGACAAGCTCGGCTTCGTTTCGCGCGCGCCGCGCTTTGCGCTCGCGCACAAGTTTCCGGCGCAGGAAGCGCTCACGCAGCTGCTGGCCATCGACGTGCAGGTGGGCCGCACGGGCGCCATCACGCCGGTTGCGCGCCTGGCGCCGGTCTTCGTCGGCGGCGCGACCGTCACGAATGCGACGCTGCATAACGAAGACGAAGTGCGCCGCAAGGACATCCGTATCGGCGACACGGTGACCGTGCGCCGTGCGGGCGACGTCATTCCCGAAGTGGTGGGCGCGATTCTCGACCGCCGTCCGGACGACGCGCGCGAGTTCGTCATGCCGACCGAGTGCCCGGTGTGCGGCTCGAAGATCGAACGTCTGCCCGACGAAGCCATTGCGCGGTGCACGGGCGGCCTTTTTTGTCCGGCGCAGCGCAAGCAGGCGCTGTGGCATTTCGCCCAGCGCCGTGCGCTCGATATCGACGGCCTCGGCGAGAAGATCATCGATCAACTGGTCGAAGAGAATCTCGTGCGCACACCCGCCGATCTCTTCAGCCTCGGTTTCTCGACGCTCGCCGCGCTCGACCGGTTCGCCGACAAATCCGCGCAGAACCTGCTCGATTCGCTCGACAAGGCGCGCCACACGACGCTCGCGCGTTTCATTTACGCGCTCGGCATCCGCCACGTGGGCGAGTCGACGGCAAAAGATCTGGCGAAGCATTTCGGCTCGCTCGACCCAATCATCGCCGCTTCGGTCGAGGAATTGCTGGAAGTGAACGATGTCGGGCCGGTCGTCGCCGAAGCCATCCATAATTTCTTCAGCGAAGAGCACAACCAGCACGTCATCGAACAATTGCGCATCAAGGTGTCGTGGCCGGAAGGCCCGCCCGCACCGAAAGCGCCGCTGGGCGTGCTGGCGGGCAAGACCGTGGTGCTGACGGGCACCTTGCCCACGCTCACGCGCGAAGATGCGAAGGAGATGCTGGAGGCGGCCGGAGCGAAAGTGGCCGGTTCGGTATCGAAAAAGACCGACTACGTGGTGGCGGGCGCGGAAGCAGGCAGCAAGCTTGCGAAAGCGGAGGAACTCGGGGTTCCCGTTCTCGACGAAGACGGCATGAAGAAGCTTTTGGAAGGAGTCACCCCATGA
- the def gene encoding peptide deformylase: MIREILKMGDPRLLRIAEPVEHFDTPELHTLVQDMFDTMRDANGAGLAAPQIGVDLQVVIFGFGQNPRYPDAPSVPETVLINPIITPNGHDMEEGWEGCLSVPGLRGAVQRFSMIRYQGFDQYGNAIERLAEGFHARVVQHECDHLIGKLYPMRITDFSKFGFTDVLFPGLDPVGDD, translated from the coding sequence ATGATCCGAGAAATCCTGAAGATGGGCGATCCGCGGCTGTTGCGTATCGCCGAGCCGGTCGAGCATTTCGACACGCCGGAACTGCACACGCTGGTGCAGGACATGTTCGATACGATGCGCGACGCCAATGGCGCGGGCCTCGCCGCTCCGCAGATCGGCGTCGATCTGCAGGTGGTGATCTTCGGCTTCGGACAGAATCCGCGCTATCCCGACGCGCCGTCGGTGCCGGAGACGGTGCTCATCAACCCGATCATCACGCCGAACGGTCACGACATGGAGGAGGGCTGGGAAGGCTGCCTGTCCGTCCCCGGCCTGCGCGGCGCGGTACAGCGCTTTTCGATGATCCGCTACCAGGGCTTCGATCAGTACGGCAACGCCATCGAGCGGCTGGCGGAAGGTTTCCACGCGCGCGTCGTGCAGCACGAGTGCGACCATCTGATCGGTAAGCTTTATCCAATGCGTATCACCGACTTCTCGAAGTTCGGCTTCACGGACGTGCTGTTTCCTGGGCTCGATCCGGTTGGCGACGACTGA
- a CDS encoding pseudouridine synthase, with translation MRVKLTAKHPRPTSSTRSPVRTGSSTARKTTRPETPHERPSTPRGAGGDSRAGFDKRGAGDRSERRPGSSGGDERRAFKPRGDDSRPSFDKRGAGDRSERRPFARDDRTPGGDERRPFKPRDDSRPSFDKRGAGDRSERRPFARDDRTPGSDERRPFKPRDDSRPSFDKRGPSDRSERRPFARDDRTPRSDERRTFKARGDDSRPSFDKRGAGDRRLASRDDRPPHAEVIPASTEPAHKPRAHDDGLVRLSKVMSELGLCSRREADEWIEKGWVLVDGEVTDTLGTRIRPDQEIDVLPAARSAQSLLVTILLHKPVGYVSGQAEDGYEPAVTLINPTNHWQDDRSGIRFAPGHLRTLAPAGRLDIDSTGLLVLTQDGRIAKQLIGNHSEVDKEYLVRVRYGEHEVDVDQHFPEEQLALLRHGLSLDDVPLKTAQVSWQNGEQLRFVLHEGKKRQIRRMCELVGLEVVGLKRIRMGRVTLGALPPGHWRYLGADESF, from the coding sequence ATGCGCGTCAAACTGACAGCCAAACATCCGCGTCCGACATCGTCGACGCGGTCGCCGGTTCGCACCGGTAGTTCCACCGCCCGCAAGACCACGCGGCCTGAAACGCCGCACGAGCGGCCGTCGACACCACGCGGTGCGGGGGGCGATTCGCGCGCGGGATTCGATAAGCGTGGCGCGGGGGATCGGTCGGAGCGTCGGCCCGGTTCTTCGGGCGGCGATGAGCGGCGCGCGTTTAAACCGCGTGGTGATGATTCGCGTCCGAGCTTCGATAAACGCGGCGCGGGCGATCGGTCGGAGCGCCGGCCGTTTGCGCGCGACGACCGCACGCCCGGTGGCGATGAACGACGCCCTTTCAAACCGCGCGATGATTCGCGTCCGAGCTTCGATAAGCGCGGCGCGGGCGATCGCTCCGAACGGCGGCCGTTTGCGCGCGACGACCGCACGCCCGGCAGCGATGAACGACGCCCTTTCAAACCTCGCGATGATTCGCGTCCGAGCTTCGATAAGCGCGGCCCGAGCGATCGGTCGGAGCGCCGGCCTTTTGCGCGCGACGACCGCACGCCCCGCAGCGATGAACGCCGCACGTTCAAAGCGCGTGGCGACGATTCACGCCCAAGCTTCGACAAGCGCGGCGCGGGCGACCGTCGTCTCGCATCACGCGACGACCGCCCACCGCACGCCGAAGTCATCCCGGCATCCACCGAACCCGCCCACAAGCCCCGCGCCCACGACGACGGCCTCGTCCGCCTGTCGAAGGTGATGTCCGAACTCGGCCTCTGCTCGCGCCGCGAAGCGGACGAGTGGATCGAAAAAGGCTGGGTGCTCGTCGATGGCGAAGTCACCGATACGCTCGGCACGCGTATCCGCCCGGATCAGGAAATCGATGTCCTGCCCGCCGCGCGTTCCGCACAGTCGCTGCTCGTCACGATCTTGCTGCACAAGCCGGTCGGCTACGTATCGGGTCAGGCAGAAGACGGCTACGAGCCCGCCGTCACGCTCATCAATCCGACCAATCACTGGCAAGACGACCGCAGCGGCATTCGTTTCGCACCGGGTCATCTGCGCACGCTCGCGCCAGCCGGCCGACTCGATATCGATTCGACCGGGCTGCTCGTACTCACGCAGGATGGCCGCATCGCGAAGCAATTGATCGGCAACCATTCCGAAGTCGACAAGGAGTACCTCGTGCGCGTGCGCTACGGCGAACACGAAGTCGATGTGGATCAGCACTTCCCGGAAGAACAACTCGCGCTGCTGCGTCACGGCCTGTCGCTCGACGACGTCCCGCTCAAGACCGCACAAGTCAGTTGGCAGAACGGCGAGCAGTTGCGCTTCGTGCTGCACGAAGGCAAAAAACGCCAGATTCGCCGGATGTGCGAACTGGTCGGACTGGAAGTCGTCGGTCTGAAACGCATCCGCATGGGCCGCGTCACGCTGGGCGCGCTGCCGCCGGGTCACTGGCGCTATCTCGGCGCCGACGAGAGCTTCTGA